In one Candidatus Planktophila vernalis genomic region, the following are encoded:
- the rpmA gene encoding 50S ribosomal protein L27 — protein sequence MASKKGVSSTRNGRDSNAQYLGIKRFGGQEVNAGEILVRQRGTHFHPGKNVGRGKDDTLFALAAGAVEYGRARGRRVVNVVVPVAL from the coding sequence ATGGCAAGTAAGAAGGGTGTCTCCTCGACACGAAACGGTCGCGATTCCAATGCGCAATACCTCGGTATCAAGCGCTTTGGCGGACAAGAAGTGAATGCAGGCGAGATCCTAGTTCGCCAGCGCGGAACACATTTTCACCCAGGCAAGAACGTTGGACGCGGTAAGGACGACACACTGTTTGCATTAGCAGCTGGTGCAGTTGAATACGGTCGCGCTCGCGGACGTCGCGTAGTGAATGTTGTGGTTCCGGTAGCTCTATAA
- a CDS encoding ComEC/Rec2 family competence protein: protein MLSRKARFSVIICALLLGSTVMSIRQASLANSQITRFFMQSATLTAEVVTDPSKTSTGKYSFIARAILVNNSSIHYKLRVPIRVMTSHRSVTKLLPGQRFSAQGRIVSSKEARVAALVVIKDDIHILTPPSRWASALGAIRLGLRSLSGDGNAGALIPGMVLGDTSKQSAQFKDSMKRSGLTHLVAVSGANFALVSAFVLWLMQFLFSKMKFRLSATAISLIAFIALVRPSPSVLRAAAMAAVLLIAQGTKRGRDSLPALGFAMAAVVIVDPWQARDAGFALSVLATAGLLLFAPVLIEKLSSHMPVKLAQALSPPIAATVFCSPIIVALSGYLAPMSIIANLLAAPFVAPITIVGFIAALFSPFASFISSVLIWFIRFPAGAIALIAQWASSFPVLTLQTGKIGFLIVASFTLLAWLFKKWFKYIVIFTLIILISITWLQRWPGGDWQVANCDIGQGDSMVINLGNHQGIVIDVGPDPVAEDRCLKALGIKEIPLLILSHFHADHVAGLPGALNKRTVGQVWVSVNSAPLVESAMAGSALAGVEMIKAVRGMGARVGALSINVLWPTLSATSFEEMPGDGSQINNSSIATLITSDAFSIFAGGDIEPPVQEILVKDVGPVDIYKVSHHGSRYQDVAFMSALHPRISIISVGAGNTYGHPAVQTLEALARLGSEVLRTDINGAIAVQVRNHQFTVRKAKGRFNLIRWG, encoded by the coding sequence TTGCTGAGTCGAAAAGCGCGCTTTAGCGTCATCATCTGTGCACTTCTTCTAGGTTCAACAGTGATGTCTATCCGCCAGGCATCATTGGCCAATAGCCAAATAACTAGATTCTTTATGCAGAGTGCAACGCTCACAGCTGAAGTTGTTACGGATCCCAGCAAAACCAGCACCGGTAAATATTCATTTATTGCACGTGCAATCTTGGTCAATAACAGTTCAATTCATTACAAATTGCGAGTACCGATACGAGTGATGACATCACATCGAAGTGTGACAAAACTCTTGCCTGGGCAAAGATTTAGCGCCCAAGGGCGAATCGTTTCAAGCAAAGAGGCGCGAGTTGCTGCCTTAGTTGTAATAAAGGATGACATCCACATTCTTACACCGCCTTCGCGTTGGGCAAGTGCGTTGGGTGCAATTCGCTTAGGTCTGCGCTCACTTTCTGGTGATGGAAATGCAGGTGCACTCATACCTGGCATGGTTCTGGGGGATACGTCCAAACAAAGCGCGCAGTTCAAAGATTCAATGAAGCGCTCTGGCTTAACGCACTTAGTTGCAGTCAGTGGTGCCAATTTTGCACTCGTTTCAGCTTTTGTCTTATGGCTCATGCAGTTTCTATTCTCGAAAATGAAATTCCGCCTCTCTGCAACGGCTATCTCTCTGATTGCATTCATTGCACTGGTGCGACCATCGCCATCTGTACTACGTGCTGCTGCTATGGCAGCTGTTTTACTCATTGCACAAGGCACTAAACGTGGACGCGATTCACTTCCTGCTCTGGGTTTTGCAATGGCAGCTGTTGTCATAGTTGATCCATGGCAAGCGCGTGATGCAGGTTTTGCTCTCTCTGTCTTAGCAACCGCAGGGCTTCTTCTTTTTGCACCTGTTCTGATTGAAAAACTCTCATCCCACATGCCAGTTAAGTTGGCCCAAGCTCTTTCTCCACCAATTGCAGCAACAGTTTTCTGCTCACCCATCATCGTTGCACTCTCTGGCTATTTAGCCCCAATGAGCATTATTGCTAATTTATTAGCGGCTCCCTTTGTTGCCCCCATCACGATTGTTGGCTTTATTGCCGCTCTTTTTTCACCTTTTGCCTCATTCATCTCCTCAGTATTGATTTGGTTTATTCGCTTTCCTGCAGGGGCAATTGCACTCATTGCACAGTGGGCATCTAGCTTTCCAGTTCTCACGCTACAAACAGGAAAAATTGGATTTCTCATAGTTGCTAGCTTCACTCTGCTGGCTTGGTTGTTTAAGAAATGGTTTAAATACATCGTGATCTTCACCTTGATAATTCTCATTTCCATCACGTGGCTGCAACGTTGGCCAGGAGGGGATTGGCAGGTGGCTAACTGTGATATTGGTCAGGGTGATTCGATGGTAATTAATTTAGGCAATCATCAGGGGATAGTTATAGATGTTGGACCAGATCCTGTTGCAGAAGATCGTTGTTTGAAAGCACTTGGAATAAAGGAGATTCCGCTTCTTATTCTCTCCCACTTTCATGCAGATCACGTTGCGGGATTACCGGGGGCGTTAAACAAGCGCACTGTTGGACAAGTTTGGGTCAGTGTTAATTCAGCGCCACTTGTTGAAAGTGCAATGGCGGGATCAGCATTAGCAGGAGTTGAGATGATTAAGGCGGTGCGTGGGATGGGTGCAAGGGTTGGTGCCTTAAGTATCAATGTCCTTTGGCCAACTTTGAGTGCAACTAGTTTTGAAGAAATGCCTGGGGATGGTTCACAAATAAACAACTCCAGTATTGCCACACTAATAACAAGTGATGCTTTTTCAATCTTTGCAGGTGGGGATATTGAGCCACCGGTTCAAGAAATTCTGGTTAAAGATGTTGGCCCCGTTGATATTTATAAAGTCTCTCATCATGGTTCTAGATACCAGGACGTAGCTTTTATGAGCGCTTTGCACCCACGTATTTCCATAATTTCAGTGGGGGCAGGCAATACTTATGGCCACCCAGCAGTGCAAACCCTGGAGGCGCTGGCTAGACTCGGCTCAGAGGTTTTACGTACAGATATAAATGGTGCGATTGCAGTTCAAGTGCGAAATCATCAATTCACGGTGCGAAAAGCCAAGGGACGTTTTAATCTCATTAGATGGGGGTAG
- the obgE gene encoding GTPase ObgE codes for MTTFVDRVTLYASAGKGGDGCVSVKREKFKPLGGPDGGNGGRGGDVILVVDPSVTTLLDFHHSPHRKATSGHQGYGDRKDGHQGEDLILGVPNGTVIFDAAGEQIADLVGTGTTFIAAQGGFGGLGNMALSSSKRRAPGFALLGEPGEERTLFLELKSVADIALVGYPSAGKSSLIAAISAARPKIADYPFTTLAPNLGVVQAGETRFTVADVPGLIPGASQGKGLGLEFLRHVERCVALVHVLDCGTLETDRNPVQDLEIIENELALYGGLEDRVRIIALNKTDIPDGKAMADMVEGELRERGYEVYQVSAASRAGLQELTYAMARLIQKDRAATAALEVRTRIILRPVAVDDSGFEVKANADGSFNVRGKKVERWVRQTNFKNAEAIGYLADRLAQLGVEKDLFKKGAVAGSEVRIGDGLTQVVFDWEPTIEAGAEQLAGHLHRRGEDSRLESTWQQTERVDDVLSDDEIAKQWEYNIEDPHSPKISAVEVNESEDGDDK; via the coding sequence ATGACAACATTTGTTGATCGTGTGACTCTCTATGCCTCTGCCGGAAAAGGTGGAGATGGTTGTGTCTCTGTTAAACGTGAAAAATTCAAGCCACTAGGTGGACCAGATGGCGGTAATGGTGGACGCGGCGGCGATGTAATTCTCGTAGTTGATCCAAGTGTTACAACTCTGCTTGATTTCCATCATTCACCACACCGCAAAGCAACGTCAGGTCATCAAGGTTATGGCGATCGCAAAGATGGTCATCAAGGTGAAGATTTAATCCTTGGCGTTCCAAACGGCACAGTTATCTTTGATGCTGCAGGTGAACAGATTGCCGACCTTGTTGGAACCGGCACAACTTTTATTGCAGCCCAAGGTGGTTTTGGTGGCCTTGGAAACATGGCTCTATCTTCATCAAAGCGACGCGCACCAGGTTTTGCATTATTGGGTGAACCAGGTGAAGAGCGCACACTTTTCCTTGAACTTAAATCAGTTGCAGACATCGCACTTGTTGGTTATCCAAGTGCAGGAAAATCATCTCTTATTGCAGCTATTTCTGCAGCACGCCCAAAGATTGCTGACTATCCATTCACAACTCTTGCGCCAAATCTAGGTGTTGTTCAAGCCGGTGAAACACGATTTACCGTTGCCGATGTTCCAGGCTTAATTCCAGGTGCAAGCCAAGGAAAAGGTTTAGGCCTTGAATTCCTACGCCATGTTGAGCGCTGCGTTGCACTCGTGCATGTATTGGACTGTGGAACTCTAGAAACAGATCGCAATCCAGTGCAAGATCTTGAAATCATTGAAAATGAATTAGCGCTATACGGTGGTCTAGAAGATCGTGTGCGAATCATCGCGCTCAATAAAACAGATATTCCTGATGGAAAAGCCATGGCAGATATGGTTGAAGGCGAATTGCGCGAGCGAGGCTATGAGGTCTATCAAGTCTCTGCTGCATCACGTGCAGGCTTACAAGAATTGACTTATGCAATGGCACGTTTGATTCAAAAGGATCGTGCTGCCACTGCAGCCCTTGAAGTTCGCACACGCATTATCTTGCGCCCAGTTGCAGTTGATGACTCTGGCTTTGAAGTTAAAGCCAATGCTGATGGTTCATTTAATGTTCGAGGCAAGAAGGTTGAGCGCTGGGTGCGCCAAACAAACTTTAAGAACGCAGAAGCCATTGGTTATCTAGCTGATCGTTTAGCGCAATTAGGTGTTGAGAAGGATCTCTTTAAAAAGGGCGCAGTTGCTGGAAGTGAAGTTCGAATTGGCGATGGCCTCACTCAAGTTGTTTTTGATTGGGAGCCAACAATTGAAGCCGGAGCAGAGCAGTTAGCTGGTCACTTGCATCGCCGTGGAGAAGATTCACGCCTTGAATCAACATGGCAGCAAACCGAGCGTGTTGATGATGTTCTTAGCGATGATGAGATTGCAAAGCAGTGGGAATACAACATCGAAGACCCACATTCACCTAAGATTTCAGCAGTTGAAGTTAATGAATCAGAGGATGGAGATGACAAGTGA
- a CDS encoding glutamate-5-semialdehyde dehydrogenase: MSATKLVNGLADTARLAARTLHAATGAERSAALNAIADAVLARSSEILAANEEDMVRARAAKINDSLLDRLLLTPARIEGIAKSAREVSNLPDPLGITLRHSTLPNGIDLQQITVPFGVIGMVYEARPNVTIDAAAILLMSGNAALLRGSSSAASSNQILVTVIRDALKTTKISPEVVQLVPSGDRDTVTALLNARGKVDLVIPRGSASLIRAVVDESRVPTIETGAGVCHVYVDEFADLSKAVPIIINSKTQRPSVCNAAETLLIHESLAKDFAPIALKALHDAGVVLHGDARTLALAGSIPITLANEENFCTEYGTLEMNVAIVDSVDDASAHIAKYGTKHTEAILTENKANAQRFIALSDCAAVMVNTSTRFTDGGQMGFGAEIGISNQKLHARGPMGLEAMTTTTWIVTGDGQIRS, encoded by the coding sequence ATGAGCGCAACGAAACTGGTCAATGGCCTGGCAGATACCGCACGCCTTGCTGCGCGTACATTGCACGCTGCAACTGGCGCTGAACGAAGTGCAGCCCTTAATGCAATTGCCGATGCTGTCCTAGCTCGTAGTTCTGAAATCCTTGCGGCCAACGAAGAAGATATGGTGCGCGCCAGAGCGGCAAAAATTAATGATTCTTTACTTGATCGGCTTTTGCTTACACCTGCCAGAATTGAAGGAATCGCAAAGAGTGCACGAGAAGTAAGTAACTTGCCCGATCCACTTGGAATCACACTGCGGCACTCGACTTTGCCTAACGGAATCGATTTACAGCAAATCACAGTGCCATTTGGCGTTATTGGAATGGTTTATGAAGCTCGGCCAAATGTCACTATTGATGCAGCTGCAATCTTGTTAATGTCGGGTAACGCAGCACTATTACGCGGTTCTTCAAGTGCTGCCTCTAGTAACCAGATTTTGGTTACTGTCATTCGAGATGCACTTAAGACGACGAAGATTTCCCCAGAAGTTGTGCAACTGGTTCCTTCTGGAGATCGTGACACTGTTACAGCTTTGCTTAACGCCCGCGGAAAAGTTGATCTTGTCATTCCACGTGGGAGTGCATCTCTGATTCGCGCCGTTGTTGATGAATCGCGCGTGCCAACAATTGAAACAGGTGCTGGCGTTTGCCATGTCTATGTTGATGAGTTTGCAGATCTGTCTAAGGCTGTGCCTATCATTATTAACTCAAAAACCCAGCGCCCAAGTGTCTGTAATGCTGCCGAGACATTGTTAATACATGAATCTCTTGCTAAAGATTTTGCACCAATTGCCTTAAAAGCACTTCATGATGCAGGTGTAGTGCTTCATGGAGATGCGCGCACACTTGCATTGGCTGGATCAATTCCAATTACATTAGCGAATGAAGAAAATTTCTGCACGGAGTATGGAACTCTAGAGATGAACGTAGCAATCGTTGATTCTGTTGACGATGCCAGCGCTCACATAGCCAAGTACGGAACTAAGCACACTGAAGCGATTCTTACTGAAAATAAAGCGAATGCTCAGAGATTTATTGCACTCAGTGATTGCGCCGCAGTCATGGTGAATACATCCACCCGATTTACAGATGGTGGCCAAATGGGATTTGGTGCAGAAATTGGAATTTCAAATCAAAAACTCCATGCCCGTGGGCCTATGGGTCTTGAAGCTATGACAACTACTACCTGGATTGTTACTGGAGACGGGCAAATTCGCAGTTAA
- the gatC gene encoding Asp-tRNA(Asn)/Glu-tRNA(Gln) amidotransferase subunit GatC, with the protein MTSLSRDDVAKLAGLARIEMSDEELVSLSNEFTVILDAVARVQEVAGADVVATSHPLPLRNVFRPDVVIPSLSPADALSGAPAQEEQRFRVPQILGEE; encoded by the coding sequence ATGACCAGCCTTTCCCGCGATGATGTAGCAAAGCTTGCTGGTCTTGCTCGCATTGAAATGAGCGATGAAGAGCTAGTTTCACTCTCTAATGAATTTACTGTCATCTTGGATGCAGTTGCTCGTGTTCAAGAAGTTGCTGGTGCTGATGTTGTTGCAACGTCGCACCCATTGCCACTTCGTAACGTTTTTCGCCCCGACGTAGTGATTCCCTCACTTTCTCCAGCTGATGCACTCTCTGGTGCACCTGCTCAAGAAGAACAGCGCTTTCGCGTTCCTCAGATTTTGGGTGAAGAATGA
- the gatA gene encoding Asp-tRNA(Asn)/Glu-tRNA(Gln) amidotransferase subunit GatA codes for MIRNSASEMASKLASGEVTSVALTQAHLDQISAVDKDVHAFLHVDTQGALAQAAAVDAKRKSGEKLSPLAGVPLALKDVMTQKGIPTTCGSKILEGWRPPYDSTVVTNLKKNDIIILGKTNMDEFAMGSSTENSAYGPTHNPWDLTRIPGGSGGGSAAALAAFEAPLAIGTDTGGSIRQPAAVTGTVGVKPTYGGVSRYGLVAFSSSLDQAGPCARTVLDAALLHEAIAGHDPKDSTSINAPVPAVVAAAKSGNVKGMKIGVVKELNGDGYQKGVRTRFEESLELLAAAGAEIVEVSAPNFEYALAAYYLIAPSECSSNLARFDAMRYGLRVGDNDGASAESVMNLTREVGFGREVKRRIILGTYALSSGYYDAYYGSAQKVRTLITQDFNKAFEKADVLVSPTCPTTAFKIGEKANDPLAMYLNDIATIPVNMAGIGGMSLPSGVAEEDGLPVGFQIMSPVMKDDRMYSVGAALEAALLSKWGAPLLSTIPALAGSK; via the coding sequence ATGATTCGCAACTCAGCCTCAGAAATGGCTAGCAAGTTAGCTAGTGGAGAAGTTACTTCAGTTGCACTCACGCAAGCACACCTAGATCAGATCTCTGCAGTTGATAAAGACGTTCATGCTTTCTTACATGTCGATACGCAAGGCGCACTTGCTCAAGCTGCAGCCGTTGATGCAAAGCGTAAAAGTGGAGAGAAGCTCTCACCTTTAGCTGGAGTCCCACTTGCTCTTAAAGATGTGATGACGCAAAAAGGAATTCCAACAACGTGCGGCTCCAAGATTCTTGAAGGCTGGCGCCCACCATATGACTCAACTGTTGTAACAAATTTAAAGAAGAATGACATTATTATTTTAGGTAAGACAAATATGGATGAATTTGCAATGGGTTCATCCACCGAAAACTCAGCTTACGGTCCAACGCATAATCCTTGGGATTTAACTCGCATCCCTGGCGGTTCAGGTGGCGGATCAGCTGCAGCGTTGGCTGCATTTGAAGCACCACTTGCTATTGGAACAGATACTGGTGGATCTATTCGCCAACCTGCAGCCGTAACCGGAACAGTGGGAGTCAAGCCAACGTATGGCGGCGTCTCTAGATATGGCCTTGTTGCTTTCTCTTCATCCCTTGATCAAGCAGGACCATGTGCTCGTACGGTCCTAGATGCTGCCCTGTTGCATGAAGCTATTGCAGGCCATGATCCAAAAGATTCAACTTCCATTAACGCTCCTGTTCCTGCAGTTGTTGCAGCGGCTAAGTCAGGAAATGTTAAGGGAATGAAAATTGGTGTTGTTAAGGAACTTAACGGTGATGGCTACCAAAAGGGTGTGCGCACTCGTTTTGAAGAATCACTTGAATTACTTGCAGCTGCTGGTGCTGAAATCGTTGAAGTATCTGCGCCTAACTTTGAATATGCCCTTGCTGCCTATTACTTAATCGCACCATCTGAGTGTTCATCTAACCTAGCTCGCTTTGATGCAATGCGTTATGGCCTTCGCGTGGGTGATAACGATGGCGCATCTGCTGAATCAGTTATGAATTTAACCCGCGAGGTTGGTTTTGGTCGTGAAGTAAAGCGCCGCATAATTCTTGGAACATACGCTCTTTCATCCGGTTACTACGATGCTTATTACGGCAGTGCGCAGAAAGTTCGCACGCTTATTACTCAAGACTTTAACAAGGCATTTGAAAAGGCAGATGTTTTGGTTTCACCAACATGCCCAACAACAGCCTTTAAAATCGGTGAAAAGGCTAATGACCCCCTAGCTATGTATCTCAATGACATTGCAACAATTCCTGTAAACATGGCTGGTATTGGCGGAATGTCATTGCCTTCAGGTGTTGCAGAAGAAGACGGACTACCAGTTGGCTTCCAGATCATGTCGCCAGTTATGAAAGATGATCGTATGTATTCAGTAGGCGCAGCCCTTGAAGCAGCTTTGCTTTCAAAATGGGGAGCACCATTGCTTTCAACAATTCCAGCGTTAGCAGGTAGCAAATGA
- the holA gene encoding DNA polymerase III subunit delta — translation MNSFYLILGSEAALADRALTKLTAQLKDEKCEISTLFAADAIVGDIADALAPSLFSERRGLIIRDLQDLPEDSKDEVTRYLDSPDPTMTVVFVHKGGVKGKALLDAIKKLKPEIIACEPIKKEAEKEEFVRNLFLDLKRKATPGAITALVGALGNDLRELQSAIGQIAADAPAGTIDEVMIDKFHQGRVETTGFDVADATLDGNLPAALIALRSALETGTDPVMITSAIASSLRSLAKVSGANRGVKSFELAGQLGMAPWQIDKARRQLNRWTPAQIADAVGAIALADAQVKGAASDPIYALEKALTRIAQKG, via the coding sequence ATGAATTCCTTCTACCTCATCCTGGGATCAGAGGCTGCTCTTGCCGATAGAGCACTCACTAAGCTCACTGCTCAACTTAAAGATGAGAAATGTGAGATTTCAACTCTCTTTGCAGCAGATGCAATCGTTGGTGATATCGCCGATGCACTTGCGCCATCACTATTTTCAGAGCGCCGTGGATTAATCATCCGTGATCTACAGGATTTGCCTGAAGATTCCAAAGATGAAGTGACAAGATACTTAGATTCTCCAGATCCAACAATGACTGTTGTTTTTGTTCATAAAGGTGGCGTTAAAGGCAAAGCATTATTAGATGCGATTAAAAAGTTAAAGCCAGAGATAATTGCTTGTGAGCCAATTAAGAAAGAAGCTGAGAAGGAAGAGTTTGTTCGAAACCTTTTTCTTGATTTAAAGCGAAAGGCTACTCCAGGTGCAATCACTGCATTAGTTGGGGCGTTAGGAAATGATCTGCGAGAGCTTCAATCAGCAATTGGACAGATTGCAGCAGATGCACCAGCTGGAACTATTGATGAAGTCATGATTGATAAGTTTCATCAAGGCAGAGTGGAAACAACAGGTTTTGATGTTGCCGATGCAACGTTGGATGGTAATTTGCCAGCAGCACTGATCGCACTTCGAAGCGCACTAGAAACTGGAACTGATCCAGTAATGATTACAAGTGCTATTGCTTCATCACTTCGCTCACTTGCAAAAGTTTCAGGTGCTAATCGCGGCGTGAAATCTTTTGAACTAGCTGGGCAATTAGGTATGGCACCATGGCAAATTGATAAGGCCCGCAGACAGTTAAATCGATGGACACCAGCTCAAATCGCTGATGCCGTTGGGGCCATCGCCCTGGCAGATGCCCAAGTAAAAGGTGCGGCTAGTGATCCGATTTACGCCCTAGAAAAGGCCTTGACCCGAATCGCCCAAAAGGGCTAG
- the rplU gene encoding 50S ribosomal protein L21 — protein sequence MYAIVKAGGHQEKVAVGDTVTVDRIDAAVGATVSFPAVLLVDGASVTSDPKLLSGVKVTGEVLEETKGPKIDILRYKNKTGHRRRQGFRAKQTLVKITAINGAK from the coding sequence GTGTACGCAATCGTTAAAGCTGGCGGCCATCAGGAGAAAGTGGCAGTTGGAGACACAGTCACTGTCGATCGCATCGACGCTGCTGTTGGCGCAACTGTTTCATTTCCTGCAGTGCTCCTAGTAGATGGTGCATCTGTTACTTCAGATCCAAAGCTTCTCTCTGGCGTTAAGGTCACAGGCGAAGTACTTGAGGAGACTAAGGGCCCAAAGATCGATATTTTGCGTTACAAGAACAAGACAGGTCACCGTCGTCGTCAGGGATTTCGCGCTAAGCAGACTCTCGTAAAAATTACCGCCATCAACGGCGCGAAGTAA
- the proB gene encoding glutamate 5-kinase, translating to MSREQITSAKRIVIKIGSSSLTGKAGSALDADAVNKLVDLVAACKARGSEVVVVSSGAIAAGLAPLGLSTRPKDLATQQAAASVGQGLLIAQYTQSFNRHSITASQVLLTTEDVVRRSHYQNAQRTLYRLLQLGVVPIINENDTVGTGEIRFGDNDRLAALVALLISADLLVLVSDIDALYDAPPTQAGAKRIHEVTSVADIENETLGGAGSSGVGSGGMVTKVEAARIATSAGIPMLLTSLEDADKTLAGQDFGTHFHAHASKTTSRLLWLAHATKPHGKLVLDAGAVKAILERGVSLLPAGVTAVEGEFIAGDAIELVGPDGVVIARGLVAFDSEDLPKMLGRSTKELAAEMGAEYERELVHRDDLVLL from the coding sequence GTGAGCCGAGAGCAGATTACTTCTGCAAAGCGCATCGTCATCAAGATTGGCTCATCCTCTCTCACCGGTAAAGCCGGTTCTGCGCTAGATGCTGATGCGGTCAATAAACTTGTTGATCTTGTTGCTGCATGCAAAGCACGCGGATCTGAAGTAGTCGTAGTTTCCTCTGGTGCTATCGCTGCTGGCCTTGCTCCATTGGGATTAAGTACGCGTCCTAAGGATTTAGCAACTCAGCAAGCTGCAGCATCAGTTGGCCAAGGCCTTTTGATTGCTCAATACACCCAAAGTTTTAATCGCCATTCAATTACTGCATCACAGGTATTGCTCACTACTGAAGATGTTGTGCGCCGCTCTCATTACCAAAACGCCCAGCGCACCCTTTATCGCTTGCTGCAACTAGGAGTCGTTCCAATTATTAATGAGAATGACACAGTTGGCACTGGCGAAATTCGCTTTGGCGATAATGATCGACTTGCTGCGTTAGTAGCACTTTTGATTAGTGCAGATTTATTGGTTCTAGTCTCTGACATTGACGCTCTTTACGATGCCCCACCAACACAGGCTGGTGCTAAGCGTATTCACGAAGTTACATCTGTTGCAGATATTGAAAATGAGACTCTAGGTGGTGCAGGATCTTCCGGAGTTGGCAGTGGGGGAATGGTTACTAAGGTTGAAGCTGCGCGCATTGCAACTTCTGCTGGTATCCCAATGCTGCTGACATCGCTAGAAGATGCTGATAAAACTTTGGCTGGTCAAGATTTTGGTACTCACTTTCACGCACACGCAAGCAAGACAACATCACGCCTACTATGGTTGGCGCATGCAACCAAACCACACGGTAAGTTAGTTTTAGATGCTGGCGCTGTGAAAGCAATTTTAGAGCGTGGTGTTTCATTGCTTCCTGCTGGTGTAACTGCAGTTGAAGGTGAATTTATTGCTGGCGATGCAATCGAATTAGTAGGACCAGATGGTGTTGTGATTGCGCGTGGTTTAGTTGCCTTTGATTCAGAAGATCTACCAAAGATGCTTGGCCGCTCTACAAAGGAACTTGCTGCAGAAATGGGCGCTGAATATGAGCGCGAGCTAGTTCATCGAGATGATTTAGTGCTGCTCTAA